Below is a window of Gemmatimonadota bacterium DNA.
GAGGGTGGCCAGTCCTTCGAGGTTTTGTGCGACGATACGTGCAGGCGATACGTCCGCGTCGACGTTGCCCAAGACCCATCGAGCCGTGCGCTCGAGCACCCGGGCCAAGCCGAGCAGCCAGCGATACGTGACACGTGAGTTCATCGCGGCCTGAGCACCCATCTCGTTCAGGAGCGCCCGGTGGTCAGCCAGCCGCGACGCCACCAGCCAAGCGCGCGCGATCTGCTCGGCGCTTCGGCCGGTATCACGGACCAGACGGTGCACGAACGTCGCCCCCATCAGGTCGACGAGATCGTTCGTGAGCTGGCTCGCGATGATCTCGCGACGCAGACGGTGCGACGCGAGGTGCTCGCTCCCCACCGCGACCATCGCGGCCGGGGGGAAGTACCCGAGCAAATAGCTCTCGGTCACCGGATCGTCCGGAAGGCCGCTGCGCAGCAAGCCGCTCATCAGGGACAGCTTGGAATAGGCGAGCAAGATGCACAGCTCCGGGCGGGCCAAGGTCTGCCCCCGATCCCGTCGCTCGTCGAGAACGTCACCGGTCGGCAGGGACTCGGAGCGTCGGTCCAACTCACCGGTCTTCTCGAGCGCGAACATGAGATCGCGGAAGTCGTCAGCCCCTTCCTTTGCCCTCCGTGCATCCAAGGAGATCGCGAGACTCTGCGTCCGGTTGTTCATGAGCACGAGCTCCGCCACGTCCTCGGTCAGTTCTTGGAGAAGCTCGTTGCGGCCGTCTTCGCTCATGCTGCCGCTCGCGACCGCGGGCGCCAACAGGATCTTGAGATTGACCTCGTGGTCGGACATGTCGACGCCGGCCGAGTTGTCGAGAGCGTCCGTATTGATGCGGCCGCCGTTCAGCGCGTACTCGATACGCGCTCGCTGCGTGAAGCCGAGGTTACCGCCCTCGCCTACGACCTCGCACCGGACATCCGGCGCGTCGATTCGGACCTCATCGTTCGATGAGTCGCCGACATCGGCGTGGCTCTCGGAGCTCGCCTTCACGTACGTACCGACGCCGCCGTTCCAGAGTAGCTCTGCGGGCGCCCGGAGCACCGCGCGGATGAGGGCCTCCCCCTCCATGATGTCGGGAGCGTCGTCCGGCAAACCGAGCGCGCGGCGGGCCTGCGGCGTCAGCTCGACCTCCTTTGAGCCCCGCGGCACGATCATGCCGCCCTCGCTCAGCAGGCTCGTGTCATAGTCCTCCCAGCTCGATCGCCCGAGCTCGAACACGCGCGTCCGCTCGGCAAACGTCGTCGCGGGATCGGGGTCCGGATCGATGAAGATGTGCCGGTGGTCGAACGCCGCGATCAAGCGGATTTGCTCGGAGAGCAGCATGCCGTTGCCGAAGACATCGCCGCTCATGTCGCCGATGCCCACCACGCTGAACGGCTCGCTCTGGATATCCTTCCCTATCTCGCGGAAGTGACGCTTCACGCATTCCCACCCGCCCCGTGCCGTGATGCCGATCGCCTTGTGGTCGTAGCCGTTCGAACCACCGGACGCGAACGCATCGTCGAGCCAGAAACCGTACTCGGACGAGATGGAGTTCGCGAGGTCCGAGAAGGTCGCGGTGCCCTTGTCTGCGGCGACCACGAGGTACGGATCCGCCGTGTCGTACGCGACGACGTTCTCCGGCGGTACCGTCTTGCCGTCCGAGAGGTTGTCGGTGAGGTCCAGCAACCCGCGTATGAGCGTCTGGTACTGGGCACGCCCCTCTTCCCGCCGCTGCTCGGGGTCGGACGGCACGACGCGGGTCACGAAGCCTCCCTTCGAGCCGCCCGGAACGATCACGGCGTTCTTCACGATCTGCGTCTTCACCAGGCCGAGCACCTCCGCGCGGAAGTCGTCGGGCCGGTCACTCCAGCGGATGCCCCCTCGCGCGACGCTCGAGCCGCGCAAGTGGACGCCTTCCATGCGGGACGAGTGCACCCACACCTCGAAGCGGAGCCTCGAGCGGCGCAAGAACTCCATCTCCCGGCAGTCGAACTTGTACGAGATGTACGGCACACCGCCGGAACGGAACGTCGGCTCCTTGCCGCCGTGCATATAGAAATTCGTACGCAGCGTCGCGCCGATGAGCTCCTCGACTCGGCGCAGTGCACGGTCGTCCGGCAACGCATCCACACTCCGCAGTGACCCGTTGAAGAGAGCCCGGATGTCCGCGATCGCGGAGAGCCGTTCCTCCTTCGAGGCACCGGTCGACGGATCGAACTTCGTGGCAAAGAGATCGAGAAGCTCTTTCGCGATGCCGGGATACCGCACGAGGGCCGCGGGGATCGACTTGCGACTCGGTACGGCCCCGATCTGGAAGGCGGACGCCGCGTACGCGCGCAGCACGTCGACCTCTCTCCAGTGGAGTCCCGCGCTGACGACCAGTGCATTCAGCTGGTCGCTGAGGGCATCGCCGGCACGAGCCGCGAGAATGGTCTCCGACAAGTTCGGGCCACGGCGCTCCACGTCGAGCAACCGTTGCTCGGAGTCCTGAACGGCGAAGACGCAGATCGTAGCGCCTTGCGACCCCGACTCGCCCACCTCGAAGGGCTTCACCGCGATCACCCGTAGCCCTGCGTGCTCCAGGATCGGCATGAAGTCCGAGAGGATCAGCCGCTCGCCTCGCAGAAAGACTTTGAGCTCCGTCACCCCCTGGACACCCGCGACAGAGATCTCCCCGCCGCGGTTCGCGAGCGCGATCGATATCGACCGGCCGCTGGCCGCCAAGGCCTCGAGTTCGAGCACATCGGCGACTGCGATCTCGGGATCGGTCGCCGCCTGGTACTCGGCTGTGAGCCTTGAGCCGTAGAGCGTAGCCAGCCTAAGCGCCTCGTCCGCCGACTTCAGCACGGCCTCGAGCCCCTCTTGCAGGCGGTCGATCCAAGTGCGCGTGAGCAGGGCGACGCGGCGCTCGATCTGCCTCGCGTCGATCTTTTCGAGCCGTTCACTCGTGGCGCCGATATAGAAGTGGAGACGGGCCTGGTCCCCCTCGCCCATCGCGAGATGGTAGTTCAGGACCTCGCCCTGCAGCTCCTCCACTAGAGCGGCCTCGATCGCTTTGCGGACAGTCCCCGAGAAGCGATCCCGGGGAATGATGACCATGACCGCGGCAGCGCGCTTGAGTGGGTCCTCGCGCAGCGTGACACGCACACCCGATGTGTGGTACCGGCTGAGCACGGTCCGGATGTCGCCGCCTATCTCCGCTGCCGAAGTGAGGAAGAGCTCCTCCTTCGGCAGCGAGTTGAAGATCGTTATGATCTCCTTGTAGTCGTATGACCCCTGGACCGCCTCAGCCCCGCTCAGGATCTGCGTGAGTTTCTGACGCAGGATCGGGATGTTCTCGGCATCCTCGGAGTAGGCCTTCGAGGTGAACAGGCCCACGAAGCGATGCTCGCCGGCCGCGGTTCCATCGGGCCTGAGCTTCTTGACCCCGATGTAGTCCATGCGCACCCGGCGATGGACCGTCGACTCCGACTTCGTCTTGCTGATGATCAGCACAGGGCCGCCTTCCACCAGATCGCGAACCCCGTCATCCAGCTGCGACAGCGGGACCGGCCCCGCGTAGCGCGACTGGCCCTCGTTGCGAAGAACGCCGAGTCCGGAGCCGGGCTCCACCAGTACGCTGCGCTCTCCACCCGGTCCGTCGACCAGGTCGTATCCGCGATACCCGAGGAACACGAGTCCCCCGTCTCTAATCCAGCGCAGGAACTCCTGGATCTCGTCGATTTCCTCGCGTCGATCCTCGAGCGCCCGACCGTGTTCCGCGAGCTCCGCCACCACGGAGTTCAGTGCGTCGATCATGGGGCTGAAGTCGTCCGTCGCCCGCACGACGTCCTGGAGACAGCTGCTCAACTCCCGCTGGATACGGTCGAGCCTCTTATGATCATCGACTCGAGCCACTTCGCAGTACACGAGCGACTCCTTCGACCCACCGTCTCCCGGCGGCCGCACCGCGACCAAGTTCCCCTGCTCGTCACGATCAATATCGAAGAGAGGATACACGATCTGGGAGATCGAGAGTTGCTGCGAGTGCAGGAACTCGCGGATCGTGTCTACGATGAAGGGGCGCTCGCTGACGTTGGTTTGCACCGTCGTGACGGGAGCACGCCGGCCATCGCTCTCGGGGTCCGCATTCGACACGACGACGTTGACACGGTCCGGCTTCGCCTCGGCGAAAAAGCGGAACAAGCCCACGACCATCTGGGTCAGGTCGTCGGTTCCCCGCTCCTGCAGCAGCTCGCGCGGGGTCCTGGAGAGAAAGATCTCCGCGAAGTCGACCGCCAGGCGGGCCTCCGGCCCGCCGATGATCTGGCCGACCTGCTCGCAGACCACGCTGACGGTGGGGGAATCCTCTCGGAGTCGGCGATCAGCCGTTTCCGTCGTGTCGCTCATGGGGAAGGGGGTGTGCGCCTGGGCACGACTCTTCGGTAACCGACGTTGAGCGCTAGAAAGATATTGAGTGAAGGATACCCGTGAAGCTGTCGGCGGGAAACCCGCATTGGCAAGAGAAACGGCCTTTCACAATGCAAGTGGCCGAATTCGGGGCTCGTTTTGGGGCTCACAGTCAGTGTCCCATGGTAGCCAACCGTAGACCCGCCTAGCGAATTCCCAGGGATTGAGCTTTGCTCTAGCTTCTGCCATGCGTTTCGTCCACCTGGCCGACGTCCACCTCGACACCTCCTTCGCAGGCCGTTCAGCGACCGTACGACGTCGACTCCGAGAGGCGTCCCGGGATGCCTTCCGCCGCACCGCCGACCTCGCGATACGAGAGGACGCCAACGCTCTCCTGATCGCCGGCGACCTCTTCGACGGCGACCGACTCTCCTTCCAGACCGAGCGGTTTCTCCTGGAGCAGATGCGCCGCCTCGAGCAACACGGTGTCACCGTGGTATACGCGACGGGCAACCACGACCCCGGGTCGCCGCTCTCCGGCCCGCGACCGCTGGATTGGCCGGCGAACGTGCACGTCGCCTGGGACGCCACTCCCAAACGGATCCTCATACACGACCGGGAAGGTGAGCCCGCGGGCCACGTATCGGCCGCGGGCCACGCAGGCGACCGGGAGAAACGGGACCTCTCGCGACTTCTTCCGGCTCCGACGGGCGACCTGCCCGAAGTGGCGTTGCTGCACACTCAGGTGCACTCGTCCCTCGGAGCTGAAGCTCATCACGCGTACGCACCCTCGGAGCTCACGTATCTCATCCGTTCCGGCTTCGACTACTGGGCGCTGGGCCATGTGCATGTCCGCCAGGAGCTCTCCCTGGACCCTCCGGTCGTGTACGCGGGAAGCCTTCTGGGGCGTACCCATACCGATACCGGGGCGCGCGGAGCGCTCTTGGTCGACCTCAGCGACCGCGAGGCGCCGGAGATCTCTTTCCGGGCCCTGACGCCGATCCGGTGGGAGACGATCACCGTCGACCACTTGGAAGGAGCCGACTCCCTCGACCGGCTCGAGCAACGCATCGGAGCCGTGTGGCGGTCGTTCCGCGACGGGCAGGCAGCCGCCTCGGACGTCGAGTGGATGGTTCGTGTCCAGCTCGCCGGACCGTGCCCTCTCTGGAAGGAGCTCCAGGACGACGAGAACCGGGACGAGCTCGCTCGGGAGCTGGCGGAGGCGCTGGGTGCTCTCGACGTCGTCGTCATGGCGGACCGGGTTCACCCGGTCATTCCGATCCATGAGCATCGCATCCGCACCGACGTGCTCGGCGAGACCCTGCGGCTCAGCGAATCGATCCGCCGGGGCGAGACGCGGTTGACAGCGCTCGACGCCGGCACCCTCGCGGGTGTCACCTCCGAAGACGCGGCGGTCGTCGACGCATACGTTCGCGA
It encodes the following:
- a CDS encoding metallophosphoesterase, which encodes MRFVHLADVHLDTSFAGRSATVRRRLREASRDAFRRTADLAIREDANALLIAGDLFDGDRLSFQTERFLLEQMRRLEQHGVTVVYATGNHDPGSPLSGPRPLDWPANVHVAWDATPKRILIHDREGEPAGHVSAAGHAGDREKRDLSRLLPAPTGDLPEVALLHTQVHSSLGAEAHHAYAPSELTYLIRSGFDYWALGHVHVRQELSLDPPVVYAGSLLGRTHTDTGARGALLVDLSDREAPEISFRALTPIRWETITVDHLEGADSLDRLEQRIGAVWRSFRDGQAAASDVEWMVRVQLAGPCPLWKELQDDENRDELARELAEALGALDVVVMADRVHPVIPIHEHRIRTDVLGETLRLSESIRRGETRLTALDAGTLAGVTSEDAAVVDAYVRELLREADGELAARLLASEGDAP
- a CDS encoding NAD-glutamate dehydrogenase — its product is MSDTTETADRRLREDSPTVSVVCEQVGQIIGGPEARLAVDFAEIFLSRTPRELLQERGTDDLTQMVVGLFRFFAEAKPDRVNVVVSNADPESDGRRAPVTTVQTNVSERPFIVDTIREFLHSQQLSISQIVYPLFDIDRDEQGNLVAVRPPGDGGSKESLVYCEVARVDDHKRLDRIQRELSSCLQDVVRATDDFSPMIDALNSVVAELAEHGRALEDRREEIDEIQEFLRWIRDGGLVFLGYRGYDLVDGPGGERSVLVEPGSGLGVLRNEGQSRYAGPVPLSQLDDGVRDLVEGGPVLIISKTKSESTVHRRVRMDYIGVKKLRPDGTAAGEHRFVGLFTSKAYSEDAENIPILRQKLTQILSGAEAVQGSYDYKEIITIFNSLPKEELFLTSAAEIGGDIRTVLSRYHTSGVRVTLREDPLKRAAAVMVIIPRDRFSGTVRKAIEAALVEELQGEVLNYHLAMGEGDQARLHFYIGATSERLEKIDARQIERRVALLTRTWIDRLQEGLEAVLKSADEALRLATLYGSRLTAEYQAATDPEIAVADVLELEALAASGRSISIALANRGGEISVAGVQGVTELKVFLRGERLILSDFMPILEHAGLRVIAVKPFEVGESGSQGATICVFAVQDSEQRLLDVERRGPNLSETILAARAGDALSDQLNALVVSAGLHWREVDVLRAYAASAFQIGAVPSRKSIPAALVRYPGIAKELLDLFATKFDPSTGASKEERLSAIADIRALFNGSLRSVDALPDDRALRRVEELIGATLRTNFYMHGGKEPTFRSGGVPYISYKFDCREMEFLRRSRLRFEVWVHSSRMEGVHLRGSSVARGGIRWSDRPDDFRAEVLGLVKTQIVKNAVIVPGGSKGGFVTRVVPSDPEQRREEGRAQYQTLIRGLLDLTDNLSDGKTVPPENVVAYDTADPYLVVAADKGTATFSDLANSISSEYGFWLDDAFASGGSNGYDHKAIGITARGGWECVKRHFREIGKDIQSEPFSVVGIGDMSGDVFGNGMLLSEQIRLIAAFDHRHIFIDPDPDPATTFAERTRVFELGRSSWEDYDTSLLSEGGMIVPRGSKEVELTPQARRALGLPDDAPDIMEGEALIRAVLRAPAELLWNGGVGTYVKASSESHADVGDSSNDEVRIDAPDVRCEVVGEGGNLGFTQRARIEYALNGGRINTDALDNSAGVDMSDHEVNLKILLAPAVASGSMSEDGRNELLQELTEDVAELVLMNNRTQSLAISLDARRAKEGADDFRDLMFALEKTGELDRRSESLPTGDVLDERRDRGQTLARPELCILLAYSKLSLMSGLLRSGLPDDPVTESYLLGYFPPAAMVAVGSEHLASHRLRREIIASQLTNDLVDLMGATFVHRLVRDTGRSAEQIARAWLVASRLADHRALLNEMGAQAAMNSRVTYRWLLGLARVLERTARWVLGNVDADVSPARIVAQNLEGLATLRNSFSEIVTGEDRALFEARVDEIREVGADEAFSQRLITLRFLDQLLEILEIGRETEAGTLDTGRIYYEISEAFHVPWLRRSTFAAAGDDHWEQRAAQVLSAELSRAHRRLVFAAVTKTVGAADPSRATSELLRSHPHEVQRFMDIVEELKGEEAPGLAAVSVTTRELSALADRLS